From the genome of Malus domestica chromosome 04, GDT2T_hap1, one region includes:
- the LOC103432158 gene encoding rab GTPase-activating protein 22 isoform X1 — MSCGGEEDKQCGCGKSGAAINLQRVGSIVREISDPCLSQSPIKVVIAVNKMLKPEKWQATFDSDGKNFGFQKALKLIALGGVDPSIRPEVWEFLLGCYALGSTEESRRQLRTARRERYSDLIKQCQMIHSSIGTGSLAYVVGSKVMDVRAPSKEEDGREVKVEHRQTSFDNTNKVENYCDRNNNCTDTSYACQQESSSDSVDLVSLRESTDSVAYDSSSFIRTSGPHDCCSPKLGSEADETKHVPQSFFDFPPLPVADLFGKCEEDKKEGGVHDDNVSLQHKSRSKKDSMHSFQVNNNVDLVIESNCSPSKKVSCAINSEIELVSTDAHQSVMQPNNMGNKTEMVNGLKISDVPETEFRNTIMSQGGAVNEDRVSEWLWTLHRIVVDVVRTDSHLEFYEDAKNLARMSDILAVYAWVDPATGYCQGMSDLLSPFVVLFEDDADAFWCFEMLLRRMRENFQMEGPTGVMKQLQGLWNILELTDREMFSHLSHIGAESLHFAFRMLLVLFRRELSFNDALCMWEMMWAADFQESLAYNLEDNCLEALVVQLPRDSEAELRDETAESGGHTKSGSHSNSGNLECSVSDTGMKSGSAYNFCGLTRNFWSRNDRMHICSVVSSTRNGDDELPVFCVAAILIMNRQKIIRETRSIDDMIKTFNDKLLKINVKRCIRSAVKLRKKYFYKLIRRNSPAARNGD, encoded by the exons ATGTCTTGTGGAGGTGAAGAGGACAAGCAATGTGGTTGTGGGAAATCAGGTGCCGCCATTAATTTGCAAAGAGTTGGTTCGATTGTGCGAGAGATTAGCGACCCATGCCTCTCTCAGTCACCTATAAAGGTGGTTATAGCT GTGAACAAAATGCTTAAGCCGGAGAAGTGGCAGGCAACATTTGATAGTGATGGGAAGAATTTTGGTTTTCAGAAGGCACTCAAATTAATAGCATTGGGG GGTGTCGATCCATCTATAAGACCAGAAGTCTGGGAATTTTTACTTGGTTGTTATGCTCTGGGTAGCACTGAAGAGTCTCGGCGGCAGTTGCGGACAGCCCGGAG GGAACGTTACAGTGACCTGATTAAGCAGTGCCAAATGATCCATTCAAGCATTGGAACTGGTTCACTTGCTTATGTTGTTGGGTCCAAGGTTATGGATGTGAGGGCACCGTCTAAAGAGGAGGATGGGAGGGAAGTTAAAGTTGAACATAGACAAACTTCTTTTGATAATACTAACAAAGTAGAGAATTATTGTGATAGGAATAATAATTGTACAGATACATCATATGCATGCCAACAAGAGAGTTCTAGCGATTCGGTTGACCTTGTCAGTCTGAGGGAGAGCACAGATAGTGTAGCATATGATTCTTCATCTTTCATACGTACTTCAGGGCCACATGACTGCTGCTCCCCAAAGCTAGGCAGCGAAGCAGATGAAACAAAACATGTACCACAAAGTTTTTTTGACTTTCCTCCTTTACCTGTTGCTGATTTGTTTGGAAAGtgtgaagaagataaaaaagaaGGTGGAGTGCACGATGATAATGTTTCTCTGCAACATAAGTCCAGGTCGAAAAAGGACAGCATGCACAGTTTTCAAGTCAATAACAATGTAGACTTAGTTATTGAATCAAACTGCTCACCATCCAAAAAAGTTTCATGTGCCATTAACTCTGAAATTGAATTGGTTTCTACTGATGCCCATCAATCGGTGATGCAGCCGAATAATATGGGTAACAAGACAGAAATGGTAAACGGGTTGAAAATATCAGATGTACCAGAAACAGAATTTAGAAATACAATCATGTCTCAAGGAGGGGCTGTGAATGAAGACAGGGTATCTGAATGGCTTTGGACTCTCCACCGAATAG TTGTTGATGTGGTAAGAACAGATAGTCATCTTGAATTCTACGAGGATGCTAAAAATTTAGCTAGGATGTCAGATATTCTTGCTGTTTATGCATGGGTGGATCCAGCTACGGGATATTGTCAAG gTATGAGTGACTTGCTGTCTCCATTTGTGGTTCTCTTTGAGGATGATGCTGATGCATTTTGGTGCTTTGAGATGCTTCTAAGAAGAATG CGTGAAAATTTCCAAATGGAAGGACCGACTGGGGTAATGAAGCAGTTGCAAGGATTGTGGAATATCTTGGAACTCACAGACAGGGAAATGTTTTCACACCTGTCACACATAGGTGCTGAAAGCCTGCATTTTGCATTCCGGATGCTGCTCGTTCTCTTTCGTCGGGAGTTGTCTTTTAATGATGCTCTTTGTATGTGGGAG ATGATGTGGGCCGCTGATTTTCAAGAATCCTTGGCTTACAATTTAGAGGACAACTGTCTGGAAGCCTTGGTAGTACAACTTCCGAGGGATTCTGAAGCAGAGTTGAGGGATGAAACTGCTGAGAGTGGTGGTCATACAAAGAGCGGATCACATTCAAATAGTGGCAATCTAGAATGCTCCGTGTCTGACACTGGAATGAAGTCTGGATCAGCCTATAATTTTTGCGGGTTGACAAGGAATTTTTGGTCAAGGAATGACCGGATGCACATCTGCTCTGTGGTCTCATCAACGAGGAATGGAGATGATGAATTACCGGTCTTCTGTGTTGCAGCAATCCTCATCATGAACCGTCAGAAAATTATTCGTGAGACGCGTTCAATTGATGATATGATAAAG ACTTTCAATGATAAGTTGCTGAAAATCAATGTGAAAAGATGCATCCGCTCAGCGGTCAAGCTTCGGAAGAAATATTTCTACAAG CTTATCAGGAGAAACAGCCCTGCAGCTCGGAATGGTGACTAG
- the LOC103432158 gene encoding rab GTPase-activating protein 22 isoform X2 — translation MSCGGEEDKQCGCGKSGAAINLQRVGSIVREISDPCLSQSPIKVNKMLKPEKWQATFDSDGKNFGFQKALKLIALGGVDPSIRPEVWEFLLGCYALGSTEESRRQLRTARRERYSDLIKQCQMIHSSIGTGSLAYVVGSKVMDVRAPSKEEDGREVKVEHRQTSFDNTNKVENYCDRNNNCTDTSYACQQESSSDSVDLVSLRESTDSVAYDSSSFIRTSGPHDCCSPKLGSEADETKHVPQSFFDFPPLPVADLFGKCEEDKKEGGVHDDNVSLQHKSRSKKDSMHSFQVNNNVDLVIESNCSPSKKVSCAINSEIELVSTDAHQSVMQPNNMGNKTEMVNGLKISDVPETEFRNTIMSQGGAVNEDRVSEWLWTLHRIVVDVVRTDSHLEFYEDAKNLARMSDILAVYAWVDPATGYCQGMSDLLSPFVVLFEDDADAFWCFEMLLRRMRENFQMEGPTGVMKQLQGLWNILELTDREMFSHLSHIGAESLHFAFRMLLVLFRRELSFNDALCMWEMMWAADFQESLAYNLEDNCLEALVVQLPRDSEAELRDETAESGGHTKSGSHSNSGNLECSVSDTGMKSGSAYNFCGLTRNFWSRNDRMHICSVVSSTRNGDDELPVFCVAAILIMNRQKIIRETRSIDDMIKTFNDKLLKINVKRCIRSAVKLRKKYFYKLIRRNSPAARNGD, via the exons ATGTCTTGTGGAGGTGAAGAGGACAAGCAATGTGGTTGTGGGAAATCAGGTGCCGCCATTAATTTGCAAAGAGTTGGTTCGATTGTGCGAGAGATTAGCGACCCATGCCTCTCTCAGTCACCTATAAAG GTGAACAAAATGCTTAAGCCGGAGAAGTGGCAGGCAACATTTGATAGTGATGGGAAGAATTTTGGTTTTCAGAAGGCACTCAAATTAATAGCATTGGGG GGTGTCGATCCATCTATAAGACCAGAAGTCTGGGAATTTTTACTTGGTTGTTATGCTCTGGGTAGCACTGAAGAGTCTCGGCGGCAGTTGCGGACAGCCCGGAG GGAACGTTACAGTGACCTGATTAAGCAGTGCCAAATGATCCATTCAAGCATTGGAACTGGTTCACTTGCTTATGTTGTTGGGTCCAAGGTTATGGATGTGAGGGCACCGTCTAAAGAGGAGGATGGGAGGGAAGTTAAAGTTGAACATAGACAAACTTCTTTTGATAATACTAACAAAGTAGAGAATTATTGTGATAGGAATAATAATTGTACAGATACATCATATGCATGCCAACAAGAGAGTTCTAGCGATTCGGTTGACCTTGTCAGTCTGAGGGAGAGCACAGATAGTGTAGCATATGATTCTTCATCTTTCATACGTACTTCAGGGCCACATGACTGCTGCTCCCCAAAGCTAGGCAGCGAAGCAGATGAAACAAAACATGTACCACAAAGTTTTTTTGACTTTCCTCCTTTACCTGTTGCTGATTTGTTTGGAAAGtgtgaagaagataaaaaagaaGGTGGAGTGCACGATGATAATGTTTCTCTGCAACATAAGTCCAGGTCGAAAAAGGACAGCATGCACAGTTTTCAAGTCAATAACAATGTAGACTTAGTTATTGAATCAAACTGCTCACCATCCAAAAAAGTTTCATGTGCCATTAACTCTGAAATTGAATTGGTTTCTACTGATGCCCATCAATCGGTGATGCAGCCGAATAATATGGGTAACAAGACAGAAATGGTAAACGGGTTGAAAATATCAGATGTACCAGAAACAGAATTTAGAAATACAATCATGTCTCAAGGAGGGGCTGTGAATGAAGACAGGGTATCTGAATGGCTTTGGACTCTCCACCGAATAG TTGTTGATGTGGTAAGAACAGATAGTCATCTTGAATTCTACGAGGATGCTAAAAATTTAGCTAGGATGTCAGATATTCTTGCTGTTTATGCATGGGTGGATCCAGCTACGGGATATTGTCAAG gTATGAGTGACTTGCTGTCTCCATTTGTGGTTCTCTTTGAGGATGATGCTGATGCATTTTGGTGCTTTGAGATGCTTCTAAGAAGAATG CGTGAAAATTTCCAAATGGAAGGACCGACTGGGGTAATGAAGCAGTTGCAAGGATTGTGGAATATCTTGGAACTCACAGACAGGGAAATGTTTTCACACCTGTCACACATAGGTGCTGAAAGCCTGCATTTTGCATTCCGGATGCTGCTCGTTCTCTTTCGTCGGGAGTTGTCTTTTAATGATGCTCTTTGTATGTGGGAG ATGATGTGGGCCGCTGATTTTCAAGAATCCTTGGCTTACAATTTAGAGGACAACTGTCTGGAAGCCTTGGTAGTACAACTTCCGAGGGATTCTGAAGCAGAGTTGAGGGATGAAACTGCTGAGAGTGGTGGTCATACAAAGAGCGGATCACATTCAAATAGTGGCAATCTAGAATGCTCCGTGTCTGACACTGGAATGAAGTCTGGATCAGCCTATAATTTTTGCGGGTTGACAAGGAATTTTTGGTCAAGGAATGACCGGATGCACATCTGCTCTGTGGTCTCATCAACGAGGAATGGAGATGATGAATTACCGGTCTTCTGTGTTGCAGCAATCCTCATCATGAACCGTCAGAAAATTATTCGTGAGACGCGTTCAATTGATGATATGATAAAG ACTTTCAATGATAAGTTGCTGAAAATCAATGTGAAAAGATGCATCCGCTCAGCGGTCAAGCTTCGGAAGAAATATTTCTACAAG CTTATCAGGAGAAACAGCCCTGCAGCTCGGAATGGTGACTAG